A window from Cryptomeria japonica chromosome 1, Sugi_1.0, whole genome shotgun sequence encodes these proteins:
- the LOC131054180 gene encoding chaperone protein dnaJ 20, chloroplastic-like, giving the protein MAKLSFHAHSLPDFHSYNHSLSAKPTSYSFRRAKLQRAKLTIRALNNTLERVSSPVMTLYDVLSVSQSVELSELKKAYREKVRVYHPDVCAPGEREESSKIFIQVQEAYETLSDPMLRADYDFNLGFNPQIMLLNRRNVSVKDGAKQIWAEQLERINRGMGMERNSWGGRMRRFRR; this is encoded by the coding sequence ATGGCCAAGCTATCATTTCATGCTCATTCCTTACCAGATTTTCACTCGTACAATCATTCCCTCTCTGCAAAACCCACTAGTTATTCATTTAGGAGGGCAAAGCTGCAAAGGGCGAAGCTTACCATCAGGGCTCTGAACAATACATTGGAGCGGGTCTCTTCACCTGTCATGACATTGTATGATGTGTTGTCTGTGTCTCAGAGCGTGGAATTGAGTGAATTGAAGAAAGCTTATAGAGAGAAGGTTAGGGTTTACCATCCAGATGTATGCGCACCTGGTGAAAGAGAGGAATCCAGCAAGATATTTATTCAGGTACAGGAAGCCTATGAGACTCTGTCAGATCCCATGCTCAGGGCTGACTATGATTTTAACTTGGGTTTTAATCCTCAAATAATGTTGTTGAACAGGAGGAATGTGAGTGTGAAGGATGGTGCCAAGCAGATATGGGCAGAACAACTTGAAAGGATTAATAGAGGCATGGGCATGGAGAGGAATAGTTGGGGAGGAAGAATGCGTCGCTTCAGAAGATGA
- the LOC131054181 gene encoding chaperone protein dnaJ 20, chloroplastic-like, which yields MASLSFHTHSLPDVHSCNHSLSAKLTTYSLRRTKLQRAQLPIRALNNTLEVVSSSAMTLYDVLSVSQSVELDELKKAYREKVRVYHPDVCPPGEREESRKMFLQVQEAYETLSDPMLRADYDFNLHFNPQIMLLNKRNGSVRDFAKQQWAEQLQRLNRGRMHVERNSWGGRMRHFRNQTVAQVPT from the coding sequence ATGGCGAGCCTATCATTTCATACTCACTCCTTACCAGATGTTCACTCATGCAACCATTCCCTCTCTGCAAAACTCACTACTTATTCATTAAGGAGGACAAAGTTGCAAAGGGCACAGCTTCCCATCAGGGCTCTTAACAATACATTGGAGGTGGTCTCTTCATCTGCCATGACATTGTATGATGTATTGTCTGTGTCTCAGAGCGTGGAACTGGATGAATTGAAGAAAGCTTATAGAGAGAAGGTTAGGGTTTACCATCCAGATGTTTGCCCACCTGGTGAAAGAGAGGAATCCAGAAAGATGTTTCTTCAGGTGCAGGAAGCCTATGAGACTCTCTCTGATCCAATGCTCAGGGCTGACTATGATTTTAACCTGCATTTCAATCCCCAAATAATGTTGTTGAATAAGAGGAATGGGAGTGTGAGGGATTTTGCCAAGCAGCAATGGGCAGAACAACTTCAAAGGCTTAATAGAGGAAGAATGCACGTTGAGAGGAACAGCTGGGGAGGAAGAATGCGCCATTTCAGAAACCAAACAGTGGCCCAAGTCCCCACTTAA
- the LOC131054182 gene encoding chaperone protein dnaJ 20, chloroplastic-like produces MQRAQLTIRALNNTLEGVSSPAITLYDVLSVSQSVELNELKKAYREKVRVYHPDVCPPAEREESSKMFLQVQEAYETLSDPMLRADYDFNLHFNPQIMLLNKRNGSVRDGSAKQQWAEQLQRLNRGMDMSMERESWGGRMRRNQKVARNSK; encoded by the coding sequence ATGCAAAGGGCACAGCTTACCATCAGGGCTCTCAACAATACATTGGAGGGGGTCTCTTCACCCGCCATAACTTTGTATGATGTGTTGTCTGTGTCTCAGAGCGTGGAATTGAATGAATTGAAGAAAGCTTATAGAGAGAAGGTTAGGGTTTACCATCCAGATGTTTGCCCACCTGCTGAAAGAGAGGAATCCAGTAAGATGTTTCTCCAGGTGCAGGAAGCCTATGAGACACTGTCTGATCCCATGCTCAGGGCTGACTATGATTTTAACCTGCATTTCAATCCCCAAATAATGTTGTTGAACAAGAGGAATGGGAGTGTGAGGGATGGTTCCGCCAAGCAGCAATGGGCGGAACAACTTCAAAGGCTTAATAGAGGCATGGACATGAGCATGGAGAGGGAAAGTTGGGGAGGAAGAATGCGCAGAAACCAAAAAGTTGCCCGAAACTCAAAGTAA